A genomic stretch from Chelmon rostratus isolate fCheRos1 chromosome 14, fCheRos1.pri, whole genome shotgun sequence includes:
- the LOC121616847 gene encoding septin-5-like has translation MEHMSSPVRFRSNNRAAAFSEKELSSLSIEDQEDTQFPFAMRDLPPISQPGEQHQTPVHREAEGTGTAHNGRLPSLPGTPPLPYPVPCHPAGSPTVPPRVNRVRPDAEFQPLPLRQLVSQVSIDCPSSPASRPHSPWCRFDPYDSPEDQDKEYVGFATLPNQVHRKTVKKGFTFTLMVAGESGLGKSTLINSLFLTDLYKDRKVPNAQERIDQAVDIVKHTVSIEEKGIKLRLTIIDTPGFGDAINNTECWKQIEDYIDQQFEQYFRDESGLNRRNIQDNRVHCCLYFISPFGHGLRPLDVECMKALHEKVNIVPILAKADSLTHTEVWRKKMKIREEIKQFGINIYQFPECDSDEDEDFMKQDQMLKDSIPFAVIGSNVQVESKGRKFRGRSYPWGVVEVEDPVHSDFLLLRNMLVRTHMQDLKDVTQETHYENYRAQCIQNMTRMVVQERKRSLLEKHRGASEADFPLPLAAVDAERDRLIFEKDEELRRMQEVLERIQEQMQHSQRDGC, from the exons ATGGAGCACATGTCCTCTCCGGTCAGGTTCCGCAGCAATAACAGAG ctgcagctttctcaGAAAAGGAG TTGTCCAGCCTGTCCATTGAGGACCAGGAGGACACTCAGTTTCCTTTCGCCATGAGGGATCTGCCTCCCATCTCACAGCCTGGTGAACAGCACCAGACACCAGTTCACCGTGAGGCAGAGGGAACTGGGACAGCACACAACGGGAGACTCCCCAGCCTTCCCGGGACTCCCCCTCTGCCCTATCCCGTCCCCTGCCACCCCGCTGGCTCTCCGACAGTCCCTCCCAGAGTAAACCGTGTGAGACCGGATGCAGAATTTCAGCCCCTGCCACTGAGGCAGCTCGTGTCTCAAGTGTCTATTGACTGTCCGTCCAGCCCAGCCTCACGTCCACACAGCCCCTGGTGTCGCTTTGACCCCTATGACTCGCCAgag gaTCAGGACAAGGAGTATGTGGGTTTTGCCACGTTGCCCAACCAGGTTCATagaaagacagtgaagaaaGGTTTCACATTTACGCTTATGGTGGCAG gGGAGTCAGGCCTCGGTAAATCCACACTAATCAACAGTTTGTTCCTCACGGACCTCTACAAAGACAGGAAGGTTCCTAATGCACAAG aacGGATCGATCAAGCAGTCGACATCGTCAAACACACAGTTAGCATCGAGGAGAAAGGAATCAAATTGAGACTCACCATCATAGACACACCAGGGTTCGGGGATGCCATCAACAACACAGAATG CTGGAAGCAAATTGAAGACTACATCGACCAGCAGTTTGAACAGTACTTCAGAGATGAGAGTGGGTTGAACAGAAGGAACATCCAGGACAACAGAGTCCACTGCTGCCTCTACTTCATCTCCCCATTTGGCCACGG aCTTCGACCTCTGGATGTGGAGTGTATGAAGGCCCTGCATGAAAAAGTCAACATAGTTCCCATATTGGCCAAAGCTgacagcctgacacacacagaggtctggaggaagaagatgaag ATCAGAGAGGAGATCAAGCAGTTTGGGATCAACATCTACCAGTTTCCCGAGTGTGATTCTGATGAGGACGAAGACTTTATGAAGCAGGACCAGATGCTCAAG gacaGCATCCCGTTTGCAGTAATTGGGAGTAATGTTCAGGTGGAGAGTAAAGGTCGCAAGTTCAGGGGTCGTTCCTATCCCTGGGGTGTGGTAGAAG TGGAGGACCCGGTTCACtctgacttcctgctgctgaggaaCATGCTGGTCAGGACGCACATGCAGGACCTGAAGGACGTGACGCAGGAAACGCACTACGAAAACTACAGAGCACAGTGCATCCAAAACATGACTCGCATGGTGGTGCAGGAGAGAAAACGCAG TTTGCTCGAAAAGCATCGAGGGGCAAGCGAGGCAGATTTTCCTCTACCGCTGGCTGCCGTTGACGCTGAGAGGGACAGACTCATCTTTGAGAAAGACGAAGAG CTGAGGAGGATGCAGGAGGTGCTGGAGAGGATTCAGGAGCAGATGCAGCACAGCCAGAGAGATGGCTGCTGA
- the mntb gene encoding MAX network transcriptional repressor b — MSIETLLEAARYLEWQAQQQQITREEEQRKEKELINKEVESRRVELVTSLSQPVRANHITWGDDTHRQQPHNPPALPPPSLPPPQVPIAVIPMVPVVTATPSVPTLPLTTPIAAAATSLNSSPPAKNASSPPQQQQPASPHLLCTPQMKVETGQQLVGAKSSQSQPQVQIQYPTSISTNNPGSQHALVPHQAPPTSQPRPNGVTMEDMRGMEGKRRPGGAGTREVHNKLEKNRRAHLKECFETLKKNVPNVDEKKTSNLSVLRSALRYIQTLKRKEKEYEHEMERLAREKIATQQRLAELKNELSQCMDVIEIDRVLRQTIQPEDDQASTSTASEGEDNFEQDIDDDVPAPIPAPASLPKPTPPILQAQPLLTSHLSIQHTTLPLSGVLTTPSSSAPPPPQAIVSAPAPGPPPPLPAHPVQPPAVQVQPTVIAHAAVSHPSVIQAVNHGLPANHKHLTHIAPSPGPNSSTPQPIAAAPAATATHQPIAAQPIGHITVHPVAHLGGPLSSHLPTLYPQGVSVSQPTMVGHITHTFTHHTLPHVQANPQANTNGAQVNSAAMMSQGNPSLGKPTAVLAPHPQLVGQAAVLNPVTMVTVPTFPVSTLKLA, encoded by the exons ATGAGCATCGAAACACTTTTGGAGGCGGCCAGATATCTGGAATGGCAAGCCCAGCAACAACAGATCACACGTG AGGAAGAACAGCGCAAAGAGAAGGAGCTCATCAACAAGGAGGTGGAGTCGAGGCGTGTGGAACTTGTGACTTCGCTGTCTCAGCCGGTCAGAGCCAACCACATCACTTGGGGCGATGACACTCACCGCCAACAACCGCATAACCCTCCTGCCCTTCCGCCCCCCTCTCTCCCGCCCCCTCAAGTCCCCATCGCCGTCATCCCAATGGTCCCAGTTGTCACTGCGACACCCTCTGTCCCGACCCTTCCGCTTACAACGCCGATTGCTGCGGCAGCGACGTCGCTTAACAGCTCCCCGCCAGCCAAGAATGCTTCCTCccctccacagcagcagcagccggcCTCTCCTCACTTGTTGTGCACCCCCCAGATGAAGGTAGAGACCGGTCAGCAGCTGGTTGGTGCAAAGTCCAGCCAGTCACAGCCTCAGGTTCAGATTCAGTACCCAACCTCCATCAGCACTAATAACCCTGGCTCGCAACATGCATTGGTCCCCCATCAAGCTCCACCCACATCTCAGCCGCGGCCTAATGGAGTGACGATGGAGGACATGAGGGGGATGGAAGGGAAGAGGAGACCAGGAGG AGCGGGGACCAGAGAGGTGCATAATAAACTGGAGAAGAACAG GCGAGCGCACCTCAAAGAGTGTTTTGAGACGCTGAAGAAGAACGTTCCAAATGTCGATGAGAAGAAAACCTCCAACCTCAGCGTTCTCCGCAGTGCTTTGCGTTACATACAG ACtctgaagaggaaggagaaggagtaCGAGCATGAGATGGAGCGTTTGGCCAGAGAGAAGATCGCTACGCAGCAGCGGCTGGCAGAGCTGAAGAACGAGCTCAGCCAGTGCATGGACGTCATCGAGATCGACAGAGTCCTCCGTCAGACCATCCAGCCAGAGGACGACCAGGCCTCCACATCCACTGCCTCAG AAGGAGAAGACAACTTTGAGCAGGACATTGACGATGATGTCCCAGCTCCTATTCCGGCACCCGCGTCCCTCCCCAAACCAACACCTCCCATCTTACAAGCCCAGCCGCTCCTCACCTCTCACCTGTCAATCCAGCACACcaccctgcctctctctggtGTCCTGACTacaccctcctcctcagctccacctccacctcaaGCCATCGTCTCTGCTCCGGCCCCAGGTCCGCCCCCTCCTCTGCCGGCTCATCCCGTTCAGCCCCCAGCTGTGCAGGTTCAGCCTACTGTCATCGCTCACGCCGCGGTCTCCCACCCATCAGTGATCCAGGCTGTCAATCACGGcctgccagccaatcacaagCACCTGACGCACATCGCCCCTTCGCCTGGTCCCAACTCCTCCACCCCACAGCCGATCGCAGCGGCTCCTGCTGCCACCGCCACTCACCAGCCGATAGCTGCCCAGCCCATCGGACACATCACCGTCCACCCTGTGGCTCACCTGGGAGGCCCCTTGTCATCCCACCTCCCAACTCTCTACCCCCAGGGCGTGTCTGTCTCCCAGCCCACCATGGTGGGCCACATCACTCACACCTTCACCCATCACACCCTGCCGCACGTCCAGGCCAATCCTcaagctaacactaacggagccCAGGTGAACAGCGCAGCCATGATGAGCCAGGGGAACCCGTCGCTAGGGAAACCCACAGCTGTGCTGGCCCCCCACCCACAGCTGGTTGGACAGGCTGCCGTCCTCAACCCTGTCACTATGGTTACAGTCCCAACCTTCCCTGTCAGCACACTCAAACTGGCCTGA